The following are encoded in a window of Streptomyces sp. SAT1 genomic DNA:
- a CDS encoding helix-turn-helix transcriptional regulator, which translates to METGEEFGPWLARQLRLAGKTQAELAKELKLTRAAVSAWIAGRSTPRPTVMADIAKALGTDVGTVHTRTTDTQAGLPVTWYHRPGYPDGGRDLGNAAAFAFDADVQVLGRETCQNSLDERLTENGRPVRVRYTLNELTGEHLDAFREAILWNDLFPHYSAVSELAGNQKVGRVVDAGVRDMYEKGRLVLLRVDDYNASGLTGDDYADGKFAAVVRRQLESLKSGPGAGGSYGLGKATLWATSALGLVLINSTLSVPHEGRTERRMIGRLELPWREVDGRAYAGPAWFGRPDPDSPGAEVARSWWADEETATRLQLSRDGDEPGTSFLIVGAHDVASLEGESSDQEEKPHDEEGSEDTRDIERMHKRLVEALGRDFWAAMIGGGGRLPLLEVSVRALRNGEEVVPETKVDPSVEQPSRTRALRAHYEGATVDRLTEAGQVAIRKVPLKLPLAGGARGTLGTHQAILLVTEATSDKDTPKNQVHSLRGNRMTVKKATVPNLPLGTNPFQAVLLVGEAAGDSAPFAKEAEEFLRAAEPPEHDRWGQTEELILRWSPSAYRRINNLTTEVNSAVRELVARPRRGRGEGGEALRKALTVKSRPRAKMPSGPVVPVLAGLEATIGDQGEWTVTAEVTVPRGDEIVPMVPIAQLDVRSGGRPRLDWAELVAVEGCDVEDGTLHFPPGTRRAKFRGATDVSSHPVRTVFTRLVVELRAGKGA; encoded by the coding sequence GTGGAGACAGGTGAGGAGTTCGGGCCATGGCTGGCTCGGCAGCTCAGGCTCGCGGGGAAGACGCAGGCCGAACTGGCCAAGGAGCTCAAGCTGACCCGAGCGGCCGTCTCCGCCTGGATCGCCGGACGTTCGACCCCTCGTCCGACCGTGATGGCGGACATCGCCAAGGCGCTCGGCACGGACGTCGGCACGGTGCACACCCGCACCACCGACACCCAGGCCGGCCTCCCGGTCACCTGGTACCACCGACCCGGCTATCCCGACGGCGGCCGAGACCTGGGCAACGCCGCGGCCTTCGCCTTCGACGCCGACGTCCAGGTCCTCGGTCGCGAGACGTGCCAGAACAGCCTCGACGAGCGGTTGACGGAGAACGGCCGTCCCGTCCGTGTCCGCTACACCCTGAACGAGCTGACCGGTGAACACCTGGACGCCTTCCGCGAGGCCATCCTCTGGAACGACCTCTTCCCGCACTACTCCGCCGTCTCGGAGCTGGCCGGCAATCAGAAGGTCGGCCGGGTCGTCGACGCCGGTGTGCGCGACATGTACGAGAAGGGCCGGCTGGTCCTTCTGCGGGTCGACGACTACAACGCCTCCGGACTCACCGGCGACGACTACGCGGACGGCAAGTTCGCCGCCGTGGTCCGACGCCAGCTCGAGAGCCTGAAGTCCGGCCCGGGGGCGGGTGGTTCGTACGGTCTGGGCAAGGCGACGCTGTGGGCGACCAGTGCTCTCGGCCTCGTGCTCATCAACTCCACCCTGTCGGTGCCGCACGAGGGGCGTACCGAACGACGGATGATCGGTCGTCTCGAACTGCCCTGGCGGGAGGTCGACGGGCGCGCTTACGCGGGCCCCGCCTGGTTCGGCCGTCCCGACCCGGACTCCCCGGGCGCCGAGGTCGCCCGTTCCTGGTGGGCGGACGAGGAGACCGCGACCCGCCTGCAACTGAGCCGGGACGGAGACGAGCCCGGCACGTCCTTCCTCATCGTGGGGGCGCACGACGTGGCCAGCCTCGAAGGGGAATCGTCCGATCAGGAGGAGAAGCCCCACGACGAGGAAGGTTCCGAGGACACACGCGACATCGAGAGAATGCACAAGCGCCTGGTCGAGGCCCTGGGCCGCGACTTCTGGGCCGCCATGATCGGTGGTGGCGGCCGACTTCCGCTGCTGGAGGTCTCGGTCCGTGCCCTGCGCAACGGCGAGGAGGTCGTTCCGGAGACGAAGGTGGATCCGTCCGTCGAGCAGCCCTCCCGGACCCGTGCCCTGCGAGCCCACTACGAGGGAGCCACGGTGGATCGGCTCACCGAGGCAGGGCAGGTGGCGATCAGGAAAGTCCCGCTGAAGTTGCCGCTGGCCGGAGGCGCCCGAGGGACGCTCGGCACCCATCAGGCGATCCTGCTCGTCACCGAGGCCACCAGTGACAAGGACACACCCAAGAACCAGGTGCATTCGCTGCGCGGCAACCGTATGACGGTCAAGAAGGCCACGGTCCCGAACCTGCCGCTGGGCACCAATCCCTTCCAGGCCGTTCTCCTGGTGGGCGAGGCCGCCGGTGACTCGGCCCCCTTCGCGAAGGAGGCCGAGGAGTTCCTGCGGGCGGCGGAACCGCCCGAGCACGACCGTTGGGGGCAGACGGAGGAACTGATCCTTCGCTGGTCCCCTTCCGCGTACCGACGGATCAACAATCTGACCACCGAGGTCAACAGCGCGGTCAGGGAACTCGTCGCCCGCCCGAGGCGCGGCAGAGGCGAAGGCGGCGAGGCGCTGCGCAAGGCGCTGACCGTCAAGAGCCGACCCAGGGCCAAGATGCCCTCCGGCCCGGTGGTCCCGGTGCTGGCGGGGCTCGAGGCGACGATCGGCGATCAGGGGGAGTGGACGGTCACCGCGGAGGTGACCGTCCCGCGCGGTGACGAGATCGTCCCGATGGTGCCGATCGCCCAGCTGGACGTCCGCTCCGGAGGACGCCCGAGACTCGACTGGGCCGAACTGGTGGCCGTCGAGGGCTGCGACGTGGAGGACGGCACGCTGCACTTCCCGCCCGGCACGCGTCGCGCGAAGTTCCGAGGAGCCACCGACGTCTCCAGCCACCCGGTGCGGACCGTGTTCACCCGCCTCGTCGTCGAACTGCGCGCCGGCAAGGGGGCGTGA
- a CDS encoding DEAD/DEAH box helicase, which translates to MPSSSSAVIETVLEQSSRVLQTYAVDPGLVAEHANGERRITQGGYGDRQLFELVQNAADEIAGESDGRVQVVLTETHLYCANEGNPVTPEGAETILRMSMSKKRGGQIGRFGVGVKSVLVVTDTPEFFSSTGSFGFDRAWSHEQIKAVPGVTERYGSEFDAPVLRMARPLDMQAERASDPVLDKLLTWATTVVRLPLLPKADDRLGRDMHGNRGKAHGEPRDEFPVGFQLFSPHVAEVVLEDHRPRPPACRTLTVRRSGDLHTVTEERTGKAPSTERWRVFTTTHEPGPAARADAGELHDRVTLDLSWAVPALEPDPESGLCVSPRSRGRGKFWSFFPTKYEMSLSGILNGAWKTNEDRQNLLDSSPFNQEMIRVSAKLVVDSLPGLAPAEDPAAYLPLLPGRVKESISWADEFLTREIWARTATCPSLPDQDGVLRLPGQLRVHPRLDRDLKQLTRWLRMWHECPGRPSDWLHPSVEADALRSGKVEHILLAAGHERSGVRDWLEALVASGTAEGSAVAVRILADMIENGSPFATEARKAHVVLTEEHGLVAPVHGKVFRRAEHQDGLRESMVYVVDELAQDPSLAHALDVLGIREADVEGRFAGVLDQGFDHYGESDWERFWELFRRAGVRRLAHKVLERLPDPRATLRVRTADKHFRPVADCMLPGVVVDAERDPSVAVDMTFHSDDTPFFSLIGLRDRPAGGAQPRADEPWFEEYRAAVHAASLRNLDSGAPRPSLNRMKVEGAAIGGPLHLFRDLSEESRAAFLKALPDDAVVDNWTRQFGAQTSTRQAVMSPIRWMLRKHGRVATSQGLKPLAQAVGPQLSAYRDVLPVADISAEKARKLRLPTTVEEVPTDRWDALLDEVSRSEDDAFVGTTYVMLTRFGADFPEDSLTRCRIGDTWGTRPDDEITLAVGTAEYRALRAEQLPALLVPTAEDAELMVEKWGMLRYADVISRETREVPDGDPVPLVELFPALRQRLNSGNRNSVVQRCTELEEVTRTPNGTHASPLDAVRQDSMVKVRVPVEPEPMLRLIDRELGLGLGAAGCRAVLEHQDRMAKDSALKAAQKAVREADDVVAKLELLIGADALRAGLPEGLMDAELQATDGVEPSGRRVAQMAFNAHGDGVLQQHARDIQARFPNAPVAYGGSSAAVAFVSDLRLPAAFAGSRTPSPPSSETVEGPRDFPRLHDYQEDLVRNISTLLDRLAPQRGMLSLPTGAGKTRVTAEAVIRWVKRVGDLKGPLLWIAQTEELCEQAVQSWKFVWNKVGAERPLTISRLWGSNEVGNVVDHPHLVIAMDAKLERCLDTDQYTWLREPALVVVDEAHTAISKRYTEILGLLGLTQYETRRHLLGLTATPFRNTNEDETRRLVTRFGNRRLDEGVFPSGDPYRDLQEWGMLAQVEHRTLEGGRIVLSQDEKSHAERMAMLSRAAEQRLADDHERSRRIVESVAALPADWPTLLFATSVDHAKYLSAMFNDRGVPSAAVDSTTSAQDRRARIENFRSGRLRVLTNYGVLTQGFDAPATRVVVVARPVYSTNVYQQMIGRGLRGPGNGGKDTCLILNVDDNIANFDTRLAFTQFEHLWSRT; encoded by the coding sequence GTGCCGTCCTCGTCCTCAGCGGTGATCGAAACCGTCCTCGAACAGTCCTCCCGTGTTCTGCAGACGTATGCGGTGGACCCCGGCCTGGTGGCCGAACATGCCAACGGAGAGCGTCGCATCACGCAGGGGGGATACGGAGACCGTCAGCTTTTCGAGCTCGTCCAGAACGCTGCCGACGAAATCGCCGGCGAATCCGACGGACGCGTCCAGGTGGTCCTCACGGAAACCCATCTGTACTGCGCAAATGAGGGAAACCCCGTCACCCCGGAGGGCGCGGAGACCATTCTTCGCATGAGTATGTCGAAGAAGCGCGGTGGGCAGATCGGCCGATTCGGGGTCGGCGTGAAGTCGGTCCTCGTGGTGACCGACACCCCGGAATTCTTCAGCAGTACGGGGAGCTTCGGATTCGACCGTGCCTGGTCCCACGAGCAGATCAAGGCCGTCCCCGGAGTGACGGAGCGCTACGGCTCGGAGTTCGACGCCCCCGTGCTGCGGATGGCCCGCCCGCTCGACATGCAGGCCGAGCGTGCCTCCGACCCCGTACTGGACAAGCTGTTGACGTGGGCGACGACGGTCGTCCGGCTCCCGCTGCTCCCGAAGGCCGACGACCGGCTGGGAAGGGACATGCACGGCAATCGTGGCAAGGCCCACGGCGAGCCCCGCGACGAATTCCCGGTCGGGTTCCAGCTCTTCTCACCGCACGTCGCCGAGGTCGTCCTGGAGGACCACCGCCCCAGGCCGCCGGCGTGCCGAACGCTGACCGTCCGGCGCTCCGGTGACCTGCACACCGTGACCGAGGAGCGTACGGGGAAGGCCCCCTCCACGGAGCGATGGCGCGTGTTCACGACCACGCACGAGCCGGGTCCTGCCGCCCGCGCGGACGCCGGCGAGCTGCACGACCGGGTGACGCTCGACCTGTCCTGGGCCGTCCCCGCGCTGGAGCCGGACCCCGAGAGCGGCCTGTGTGTCAGCCCCCGTTCGCGCGGTCGCGGCAAGTTCTGGTCCTTCTTCCCCACCAAGTACGAGATGTCCCTGAGCGGCATCCTCAACGGGGCGTGGAAGACCAACGAGGACCGGCAGAACCTGCTCGACTCCTCCCCCTTCAACCAGGAGATGATCAGGGTGTCGGCGAAGCTGGTCGTCGACTCCCTCCCCGGGCTGGCCCCGGCGGAGGACCCGGCCGCCTACCTCCCCCTGCTGCCCGGCCGTGTCAAGGAGTCGATCAGCTGGGCCGACGAGTTCCTGACCCGGGAGATCTGGGCCCGCACCGCCACGTGCCCCTCACTGCCCGACCAGGACGGCGTCCTGCGGCTCCCCGGGCAACTGCGCGTCCACCCGAGGCTGGACAGGGACCTGAAGCAACTGACGCGGTGGCTGCGGATGTGGCACGAGTGCCCCGGTCGCCCCTCCGACTGGCTGCACCCGAGCGTCGAGGCCGACGCCCTGCGCTCCGGCAAGGTCGAGCACATCCTCCTCGCCGCCGGTCACGAACGATCAGGCGTCCGTGACTGGCTGGAGGCCCTCGTCGCGAGCGGCACCGCCGAAGGGTCGGCGGTGGCCGTCCGCATCCTGGCCGACATGATCGAGAACGGCTCCCCCTTCGCCACCGAGGCACGCAAGGCCCATGTCGTGCTCACCGAGGAACACGGCCTGGTCGCCCCTGTCCACGGCAAGGTGTTCCGTCGGGCCGAGCATCAGGACGGACTGCGCGAGTCCATGGTGTACGTCGTCGACGAACTCGCCCAGGACCCCTCGCTGGCGCACGCGCTCGATGTCCTGGGCATCCGCGAGGCCGATGTCGAGGGACGGTTCGCCGGTGTCCTCGACCAGGGCTTCGACCACTACGGGGAGTCGGACTGGGAGCGCTTCTGGGAGCTGTTCCGCCGGGCCGGCGTCCGTCGGCTGGCCCACAAGGTCCTGGAGCGCCTGCCCGATCCGCGCGCGACGCTTCGGGTACGAACCGCCGACAAGCACTTCCGACCCGTCGCGGACTGCATGTTGCCCGGTGTCGTGGTGGACGCCGAGCGCGATCCGAGCGTCGCCGTCGACATGACGTTCCACTCCGACGACACGCCCTTCTTCTCCTTGATCGGCCTACGGGACCGACCGGCCGGTGGCGCGCAGCCCCGGGCGGACGAGCCGTGGTTCGAGGAGTACCGGGCAGCCGTCCACGCCGCCTCGCTGCGCAACCTGGACAGCGGTGCCCCGCGCCCGTCACTGAACCGGATGAAGGTGGAGGGCGCCGCGATCGGTGGTCCGCTCCATCTCTTCCGCGACCTGTCCGAGGAGTCCCGCGCCGCCTTCCTGAAGGCGCTGCCCGACGACGCGGTGGTGGACAACTGGACGCGCCAGTTCGGCGCCCAGACCAGCACTCGCCAGGCGGTGATGTCACCGATCCGATGGATGCTGCGCAAGCACGGCAGGGTCGCCACCTCACAGGGGCTCAAGCCGCTCGCGCAGGCCGTCGGTCCCCAGCTCTCCGCCTACCGCGATGTGCTGCCGGTCGCCGACATCTCCGCCGAGAAGGCCCGCAAACTGCGGCTGCCGACCACCGTCGAGGAGGTGCCCACCGATCGCTGGGACGCGCTCCTGGACGAGGTGTCGCGCAGCGAGGACGACGCCTTCGTCGGCACCACCTACGTGATGCTCACCCGGTTCGGGGCGGACTTCCCCGAGGACTCGCTGACCCGTTGCAGGATCGGTGACACCTGGGGCACCCGTCCCGACGACGAGATCACCCTCGCCGTCGGCACCGCCGAGTACCGGGCCCTGCGTGCCGAACAGCTGCCCGCCCTGCTCGTGCCGACGGCCGAGGACGCCGAGCTGATGGTCGAGAAGTGGGGCATGCTCCGCTACGCCGATGTGATCAGCCGGGAGACCCGCGAGGTGCCCGACGGCGACCCCGTGCCCCTCGTCGAGCTGTTCCCCGCCCTGCGGCAGCGCCTGAACAGCGGGAACCGCAACAGCGTGGTGCAGCGGTGCACCGAGCTGGAGGAGGTCACCCGGACTCCCAACGGCACGCACGCTTCTCCCCTGGACGCCGTGCGCCAGGACAGCATGGTCAAGGTCCGGGTGCCGGTGGAGCCGGAGCCCATGCTGCGGCTGATCGACCGCGAGCTGGGTCTCGGCCTCGGCGCCGCCGGCTGCCGCGCGGTGCTGGAGCACCAGGACCGCATGGCCAAGGACAGCGCGCTGAAAGCGGCGCAGAAGGCCGTACGCGAAGCCGACGACGTCGTGGCCAAGTTGGAACTGCTGATCGGTGCGGACGCTCTCAGGGCCGGTCTGCCCGAAGGGCTGATGGACGCCGAGCTGCAGGCGACCGACGGGGTGGAGCCGTCCGGCCGGCGCGTCGCGCAGATGGCGTTCAACGCGCACGGCGACGGGGTGCTCCAGCAGCACGCCCGGGACATCCAGGCGCGCTTTCCCAACGCCCCCGTGGCGTACGGGGGGTCGTCGGCCGCCGTGGCGTTCGTCTCCGACCTCCGCCTGCCCGCCGCGTTCGCCGGGTCCAGGACTCCCTCGCCGCCGTCCTCCGAGACCGTCGAGGGCCCCCGGGACTTCCCCAGGCTCCATGACTACCAGGAGGACCTGGTCCGGAACATCTCCACCCTGCTCGACCGGCTGGCCCCGCAGCGCGGCATGCTGTCGCTGCCCACCGGTGCCGGCAAGACACGGGTCACCGCCGAGGCCGTGATCCGCTGGGTGAAGCGGGTCGGTGACCTCAAGGGCCCCCTGCTGTGGATCGCGCAGACCGAGGAACTGTGCGAACAGGCCGTGCAGAGCTGGAAGTTCGTCTGGAACAAGGTGGGTGCCGAGCGACCGCTGACCATCAGTCGACTGTGGGGCAGCAACGAGGTCGGCAACGTCGTCGACCACCCCCATCTGGTGATCGCCATGGACGCCAAGCTGGAGCGGTGTCTGGACACCGACCAGTACACGTGGTTGCGCGAGCCCGCGCTCGTGGTCGTGGACGAGGCGCACACCGCCATCTCCAAGCGGTACACGGAGATCCTCGGCCTGCTGGGACTGACCCAGTACGAGACGCGCCGGCATCTGCTCGGCCTGACCGCCACCCCGTTCCGCAACACCAACGAGGACGAGACCCGCCGACTGGTCACCCGCTTCGGCAACCGGCGCCTCGACGAGGGTGTGTTCCCCTCCGGCGACCCGTACCGTGATCTCCAGGAGTGGGGCATGCTCGCCCAGGTCGAGCACCGCACCCTGGAGGGCGGTCGGATCGTACTGAGTCAGGACGAGAAGTCGCACGCCGAGCGCATGGCGATGCTGTCCCGCGCCGCCGAGCAACGACTCGCCGACGACCACGAGCGCAGCCGGCGCATCGTCGAATCGGTGGCCGCCCTGCCGGCGGACTGGCCGACGCTGCTCTTCGCCACCTCCGTCGATCACGCCAAGTACCTGTCGGCCATGTTCAACGACCGGGGAGTCCCATCCGCCGCCGTGGACTCGACGACCAGCGCGCAGGACCGCAGGGCGCGGATCGAGAACTTCCGGAGCGGTCGCCTCCGTGTGCTCACCAACTACGGTGTCCTGACCCAGGGTTTCGACGCGCCGGCCACGCGGGTCGTCGTGGTGGCCCGACCGGTCTACAGCACCAACGTGTACCAGCAGATGATCGGGCGTGGCCTGCGCGGCCCCGGGAACGGCGGCAAGGACACCTGTCTGATCCTCAACGTCGACGACAACATCGCCAACTTCGACACCCGGCTGGCCTTCACCCAGTTCGAGCACCTCTGGAGCCGTACGTGA
- a CDS encoding UvrD-helicase domain-containing protein, with translation MTDVHLDSPPLTDEQRAVVEQPWDARVLVTAGAGAGKTHTLVRRLDALCGHEDPEEALEAADILVLTFSRAAARELRERITRHGERARRVRAQTFDAWAYGVLRQARPDQDWATASFDERIEAAAEAVEEGALESGDSVPPSHVVIDEVQDLLGDRRELVEALLDRYQDSCGFTVVGDAAQSVYGFQIEDPVERNDETGRFFEWLRSSYPDDLVELRLTENFRALTPEARIALPYGPRLQRVRDADEAGSLYEELRDLLLDPMNALADLTDEYTLHGLRDLDDTCAVLTRDNGQALVVSRLLHENGIGHRLRRPPEERPVPYWVAELLRRTEATGLTEDRFRSLLEQIPLPHEPNADALWTVLRRATRSPARSTLDLGRLRRLVADGRFPDEAADPESAQIVVSTVHRAKGLEFDRVIVLTPPTVSELHKRYGTETDLPAEVRALYVAMTRARQDLYHVRSPEVPLIRRAGNRRNGRRYVGGWRSYDRYGVVAEAGDVCRDNPPGDATDAAATQTYLLREVGPGQEVLLRKRHDLPAGEAQSPPYALLHRGREIGEASERFRQELFLVQKVNRTWDPWWPDEIHGLRIDTLETVTGSVAAAANAGLGDRGVWIAPRITGIGMFRRRDREEEEQDA, from the coding sequence GTGACCGACGTCCACCTCGACAGTCCGCCGCTCACCGACGAGCAGCGGGCCGTCGTCGAGCAGCCCTGGGACGCACGGGTCCTGGTCACCGCCGGGGCCGGCGCGGGAAAGACGCACACGCTGGTGCGCCGCCTCGACGCGCTCTGCGGTCACGAGGACCCGGAGGAGGCGCTGGAGGCCGCCGACATCCTCGTGCTCACGTTCTCCCGGGCGGCGGCCCGCGAGTTGCGTGAGCGCATCACCCGGCACGGGGAGCGGGCTCGCCGTGTACGTGCCCAGACCTTCGACGCCTGGGCGTACGGAGTGCTCCGCCAGGCGCGTCCGGACCAGGACTGGGCCACGGCCTCCTTCGACGAGCGGATCGAGGCCGCGGCGGAAGCCGTCGAGGAGGGCGCGTTGGAGTCCGGCGACTCGGTCCCGCCGTCCCATGTGGTGATCGACGAGGTGCAGGACCTGCTGGGCGACCGTCGGGAACTGGTGGAGGCCCTGCTCGACCGCTACCAGGACAGCTGCGGCTTCACCGTGGTCGGTGACGCCGCCCAGTCCGTGTACGGCTTCCAGATCGAGGACCCGGTGGAACGGAACGACGAGACCGGTCGGTTCTTCGAGTGGCTGCGCAGTTCCTATCCCGACGACCTGGTGGAGCTGCGTCTCACCGAGAACTTCCGGGCCCTCACCCCGGAGGCGCGGATCGCGCTGCCGTACGGTCCCCGCCTCCAGCGGGTCCGGGACGCGGACGAGGCCGGCTCGCTCTACGAGGAACTGCGCGACCTGCTCCTGGATCCGATGAACGCGCTGGCCGATCTCACGGACGAGTACACGCTGCACGGTCTGCGGGACCTCGACGACACCTGCGCCGTCCTCACCCGCGACAACGGGCAGGCCCTGGTGGTCTCCCGGCTGCTCCACGAGAACGGCATCGGCCACCGGCTGCGCCGTCCTCCGGAGGAGCGGCCGGTGCCCTACTGGGTGGCCGAGCTGCTGCGCCGCACCGAGGCGACCGGACTGACCGAGGACCGGTTCCGCTCTCTGTTGGAACAGATCCCACTGCCCCACGAGCCGAACGCGGACGCCCTGTGGACGGTGCTGCGACGCGCCACCCGCTCGCCCGCGCGCTCCACGCTCGACCTGGGCCGACTGCGCCGTCTGGTCGCCGACGGCCGGTTCCCCGACGAGGCGGCCGATCCGGAGAGCGCACAGATCGTCGTCTCCACCGTGCACCGCGCCAAAGGGCTGGAGTTCGATCGGGTGATCGTGCTGACTCCGCCGACCGTCTCCGAACTCCACAAGCGGTACGGGACCGAGACGGACCTCCCCGCGGAGGTCCGCGCGCTGTACGTGGCGATGACCCGCGCCCGCCAGGACCTGTATCACGTCCGCTCCCCCGAGGTGCCGCTCATCAGGAGGGCGGGGAACCGCAGGAACGGTCGACGGTACGTCGGCGGGTGGCGCTCGTACGACAGGTACGGCGTGGTGGCCGAGGCCGGGGACGTCTGCCGCGACAACCCGCCCGGTGACGCGACCGACGCCGCAGCGACCCAGACGTACCTTCTGCGAGAGGTCGGTCCGGGGCAGGAGGTACTGCTGCGCAAGCGCCACGATCTGCCGGCGGGCGAGGCGCAGAGCCCGCCCTACGCCCTGCTGCACCGGGGACGGGAGATAGGCGAGGCGTCGGAGCGGTTCCGGCAGGAGCTGTTCCTGGTGCAGAAGGTGAACCGGACGTGGGACCCGTGGTGGCCCGACGAGATCCACGGTCTGCGGATCGACACCCTGGAGACGGTGACGGGCAGCGTCGCGGCGGCCGCCAACGCCGGCCTCGGCGACCGGGGCGTGTGGATCGCGCCGAGGATCACCGGCATCGGCATGTTTCGGCGGCGGGACCGGGAAGAAGAGGAGCAGGACGCATGA